A region from the Benincasa hispida cultivar B227 chromosome 8, ASM972705v1, whole genome shotgun sequence genome encodes:
- the LOC120083876 gene encoding cytochrome P450 71A1-like, producing the protein MNQASNFQLWLQFQPPFQANPIYISFCLFFIFILLLLKLLPSKKQSPNFPPSPPKLPVIGNLHQLGTLPHQSLASLSQKYGPLMLLKLGQTPTLVVSSAKMAREVMKTHDLIFSNRPKTRATNLLFYGCQDVGFAPYGENWRQAKKMCVLELFSLKRVESFQYIRDEEIDTLINRIHKAANCSVGGGGEGLNLSQLFSQISNNIVSRCVMGKKFEDENGKSKYGEVSRRTIELLSVFCVGDFFPSFGWVDVIRGVVGEMKLVSKKMDEFYDMVIEEHITKSRSDEANDHKMDFVDIMLQLNNQDDMLDYHFTRDNLKGIIQDMFAGGSDTTATTLEWTMAELIRSPNTMKKVQEEIRTIVGKNKAKIETNDIRKMEYMKCVIKESLRLHPPVPLLVPRETLDMVDIEGYHVESGTSVFVNVWAIQRDPEIWESPNEFIPERFMNEKKSVDFKGLDFELIPFGSGRRKCPGLAFGLASLECVLASLLYWFDWKLPQDMKGEVLDMSEVHGITIHKKFPLFLHPLPYR; encoded by the exons atgaatcaagCCTCAAATTTCCAACTTTGGCTACAATTTCAACCACCATTTCAAGCCAATCCCATCTATATTTCCTTTTGccttttcttcatcttcatcctcCTTTTGCTAAAGTTATTGCCAAGCAAAAAACAAAGCCCCAATTTCCCTCCTTCACCTCCCAAACTTCCCGTCATTGGCAACCTTCACCAATTAGGAACCTTACCACACCAATCATTAGCTTCCCTTTCCCAAAAATATGGTCCTCTCATGCTCTTAAAACTAGGCCAAACTCCAACTCTAGTTGTTTCCTCAGCAAAAATGGCTAGAGAGGTAATGAAGACCCATGACCTCATATTCTCCAATAGGCCCAAAACTAGAGCCACAAATCTCTTGTTCTATGGTTGCCAAGATGTGGGTTTTGCCCCATATGGTGAGAATTGGAGACAAGCCAAAAAAATGTGTGTTCTCGAGCTCTTTAGCCTCAAAAGAGTGGAGTCATTTCAATATATTAGAGATGAAGAAATTGATACTCTTATCAATAGAATTCATAAGGCAGCTAATTGTAGTGTTGGTGGTGGTGGTGAGGGTTTGAATCTTAGCCAATTGTTCTCTCAAATCTCAAACAATATAGTGTCAAGATGTGTTATggggaagaaatttgaagatgaaaatgGGAAGAGTAAATATGGAGAGGTGTCAAGAAGGACCATTGAGCTATTGTCAGTGTTTTGTGTGGGGGATTTCTTCCCTTCTTTTGGATGGGTTGATGTAATTAGAGGAGTGGTTGGGGAAATGAAATTAGTTTCTAAGAAAATGGATGAATTCTATGATATGGTGATTGAAGAGCATATCACAAAGTCGAGGAGTGACGAAGCTAATGATCATAAAATGGATTTTGTGGACATTATGTTGCAACTCAATAACCAAGATGACATGCTTGATTATCATTTCACTAGGGATAACCTCAAGGGCATAATAcag GACATGTTCGCAGGTGGGAGTGACACAACAGCAACAACATTAGAATGGACAATGGCAGAGTTGATAAGAAGCCCAAACACCATGAAGAAAGTCCAAGAAGAAATAAGAACAATAGTTGGAAAAaacaaggcaaaaattgaaacaaatgaCATTAGAAAAATGGAATACATGAAATGTGTGATAAAAGAATCTCTGAGACTCCACCCACCAGTTCCTCTTCTTGTGCCTAGAGAAACATTAGACATGGTAGACATCGAAGGGTACCATGTGGAATCAGGAACAAGTGTGTTTGTGAATGTCTGGGCAATACAAAGAGACCCCGAAATCTGGGAAAGCCCAAACGAGTTCATCCCAGAGAGATTCATGAATGAAAAGAAATCAGTTGATTTCAAAGGGTTAGATTTTGAGTTGATTCCATTTGGAAGTGGAAGAAGGAAATGCCCTGGATTGGCATTTGGGCTTGCATCTTTGGAATGTGTGTTGGCCAGTCTTTTGTATTGGTTTGATTGGAAGTTGCCTCAGGATATGAAGGGAGAAGTGTTGGATATGAGTGAAGTGCATGGAATCACTATTCACAAGaaatttcctctttttctcCACCCATTACCATATAGGTAA